One bacterium DNA window includes the following coding sequences:
- a CDS encoding cytochrome c maturation protein CcmE, which produces MKNQAKIKAGLVVTVLLVVGLLVVVSLLFVKNSSPYRTIAQAKASKGNGSIHIQADVDKKSVLRNLINQELRFIIEDPKTHEAIPVIYHGAIPESFDQATRVVVVGSIKNGIFEATQIQTKCPSRYSADEKSK; this is translated from the coding sequence ATGAAAAATCAAGCGAAGATTAAAGCAGGTCTTGTTGTTACGGTCTTATTGGTAGTAGGGTTGCTGGTTGTTGTAAGTTTACTCTTTGTCAAAAACTCAAGTCCCTACCGAACGATCGCACAAGCGAAAGCCTCAAAAGGAAATGGTTCGATTCACATTCAGGCAGATGTAGATAAGAAATCCGTGTTGCGTAATCTTATTAATCAAGAACTTAGGTTCATAATTGAAGACCCTAAAACCCATGAGGCCATACCGGTCATTTATCATGGGGCTATTCCTGAAAGTTTCGATCAAGCCACGCGTGTAGTAGTGGTCGGTTCCATCAAAAATGGCATCTTTGAAGCTACTCAGATACAAACAAAGTGCCCTTCCCGCTATTCTGCAGATGAAAAGAGTAAATAA
- a CDS encoding cytochrome c biogenesis protein, whose translation GFGLPESVGNVSRIVIFHVPAAMVMVLWFAAGAFFAFKYLTHRRPEDDRKSVTALELGMLFGVLATVTGSIFAYQAWNSAWNWDPRETSVLAQLLIYIAYFALRSGISDREQRGRVSGAYALFALATVPFLIFILPRIPAFSSIHPVGTLTNRGGLDIPYKVTLYSALVGYIWLGIRIFRTQVAAGNIEAKLEEIDGLENSSSATVAPRVVRRVPLSSEDGTKN comes from the coding sequence GGGTTTGGGTTGCCTGAAAGTGTGGGCAATGTTTCGCGAATTGTGATTTTCCATGTGCCGGCGGCTATGGTGATGGTTCTATGGTTTGCGGCAGGAGCTTTCTTTGCTTTTAAATACTTAACGCACAGACGCCCAGAAGATGATAGAAAATCAGTGACCGCTCTGGAATTGGGAATGCTATTTGGCGTTCTGGCAACGGTTACAGGCTCCATCTTTGCCTATCAAGCGTGGAACAGCGCATGGAATTGGGACCCTCGCGAGACCTCCGTTTTGGCCCAACTACTGATTTATATCGCTTACTTTGCCCTAAGATCAGGCATCTCCGATCGCGAACAGCGGGGTCGCGTTTCGGGAGCTTATGCCCTGTTTGCTCTTGCCACTGTGCCGTTTTTGATTTTTATCCTGCCGAGAATACCCGCGTTCAGCTCGATCCATCCCGTTGGTACTTTAACGAACCGCGGAGGACTCGATATTCCTTATAAGGTAACGCTTTACTCAGCGTTAGTTGGTTACATATGGCTTGGTATTCGAATCTTTCGCACTCAAGTTGCCGCTGGTAACATTGAGGCGAAGTTGGAGGAAATAGATGGATTGGAAAATAGCAGTAGCGCTACCGTCGCTCCTCGTGTGGTGCGGCGTGTTCCTTTATCTTCTGAGGACGGAACGAAAAATTAG